A genomic stretch from Burkholderia pyrrocinia includes:
- the phnA gene encoding phosphonoacetate hydrolase has protein sequence MTGTPDSVEVNGRRYNWMSRPVVVVCVDGCASEYLEEAAEAGVAPFLRTLLKPGTALKGECVVPSFTNPNNLSIVTGVPPAIHGISGNYFYDRDTGAEVLMNDPKYLIAPTVLATFAEQGARVAVVTAKDKLRRLLGKGLKGICFSSEKADEASLEENGIDNVLELVGKPVPSVYSADLSEFVFAAGVRLLETRPIDLMYLSTTDYVQHKCAPGTPGANAFYAMMDKYLRRLDALGAIVAITADHGMNAKHDATTGEPNVIYLQELFDEWLGHDAARVILPITDPYVVHHGALGSFATVYVPASADVDALRARLAAVDGIEIVLTGAEGCARFELPPERMGDLIVISKQDVVLGTRRIRHDLSGLDVPLRSHGGISEQIVPLIFSRPVAADVTGRARLRNFDIIDIALNHLQ, from the coding sequence ATGACTGGAACGCCTGATTCCGTGGAAGTGAACGGCCGCCGCTACAACTGGATGAGCCGGCCCGTGGTGGTGGTCTGCGTCGATGGCTGCGCATCCGAATATCTGGAAGAAGCGGCCGAGGCCGGCGTCGCGCCGTTTCTGCGCACGCTGCTGAAGCCCGGCACGGCGCTCAAGGGCGAATGCGTGGTGCCGAGCTTCACGAACCCGAACAACCTGTCGATCGTTACCGGCGTGCCGCCCGCGATCCACGGGATCAGCGGCAACTACTTCTACGATCGCGACACCGGCGCCGAGGTGCTGATGAACGATCCGAAGTACCTGATCGCGCCCACCGTGCTGGCAACCTTCGCCGAACAGGGCGCGCGCGTCGCGGTCGTCACCGCGAAGGACAAGCTGCGCCGCCTGCTCGGCAAGGGGCTGAAGGGCATCTGCTTCTCGTCGGAAAAGGCCGACGAAGCGAGCCTCGAGGAAAACGGCATCGACAACGTGCTGGAGCTCGTCGGCAAGCCGGTGCCGAGCGTGTACAGCGCGGATCTGTCTGAATTCGTGTTCGCGGCCGGCGTGCGCCTGCTCGAGACGCGGCCGATCGACCTGATGTACCTGTCGACGACCGACTACGTGCAGCACAAGTGCGCACCCGGCACGCCCGGCGCGAACGCGTTCTACGCAATGATGGACAAGTACCTGCGGCGCCTCGACGCGCTCGGCGCGATCGTCGCGATCACGGCCGACCACGGGATGAATGCGAAGCACGACGCCACCACCGGCGAGCCGAACGTGATCTACCTGCAGGAGCTGTTCGACGAATGGCTCGGCCACGACGCGGCGCGCGTGATCCTGCCGATCACCGATCCATACGTCGTGCACCACGGCGCGCTCGGCTCGTTCGCGACCGTCTACGTGCCGGCGTCGGCCGATGTCGATGCGCTGCGCGCGCGTCTTGCGGCGGTGGATGGCATCGAGATCGTGCTGACGGGCGCCGAGGGTTGCGCGCGCTTCGAACTGCCGCCCGAGCGGATGGGCGACCTGATCGTGATCTCGAAGCAGGACGTCGTGCTCGGCACGCGCCGCATCAGGCACGACCTGTCGGGGCTCGACGTGCCGCTGCGCTCGCACGGCGGGATCTCCGAGCAGATCGTGCCGCTGATCTTCAGCAGGCCGGTCGCCGCCGACGTCACGGGCCGCGCGCGGCTGCGCAACTTCGACATCATCGACATCGCGCTCAACCATCTGCAGTGA
- a CDS encoding FAD-dependent oxidoreductase yields MRPFWIEQALFNDGDLAPTLQGATQADVCIVGGGFTGLWTAIQAKQQNPALDIAILEADLCGAGASGRNGGCLLTWSAKFLTLRRLFGEAEAIRLVKASEAAVRHIADFCRAHDIDAELRLDGTLYTATSRAQVGTLAPVLAALAACGIHSYEPLPPAEVARRSGSARNLDGVYSPIAATVHPGKLVRGLRRVALAMGIRIHERTPMLDFTLGQPAVVRTPSGSVTAGKLVFAINAWMASRFPQFERTIAVVSSDMVITEKCPELLEKTGLVDGVSVLDSRIFVYYYRTTADGRLMLGKGGNTFSWRSRIAPVFDRRSPYEAQLTQGLREFFPSLAGVPITASWNGPSDRSVTGFPFFGRFDGAPNVFYGFGYSGNGVGPTYMGGQILSSLVLGLDNAWTRSPIVRGPLGHFPPEPIRYVGAHVVRNAIRRKERAEDENRQPSAVDTWLAKFASAAGKADKA; encoded by the coding sequence ATGCGACCCTTCTGGATCGAACAAGCATTGTTCAACGACGGCGATCTCGCCCCCACGCTGCAGGGCGCAACGCAGGCCGACGTCTGCATCGTCGGCGGCGGCTTCACCGGGCTCTGGACCGCGATCCAGGCGAAGCAGCAGAACCCGGCGCTCGACATCGCGATCCTCGAAGCCGACCTGTGTGGCGCCGGCGCGAGCGGCCGCAACGGCGGCTGCCTGCTCACGTGGTCCGCGAAATTCCTGACGCTGCGGCGGCTGTTCGGCGAAGCCGAGGCGATCCGGCTCGTGAAGGCGTCGGAAGCGGCCGTCCGGCACATCGCCGATTTCTGCCGCGCGCACGACATCGACGCCGAATTGCGGCTCGACGGCACGCTGTACACCGCGACGTCGCGCGCGCAGGTCGGCACGCTCGCGCCGGTGCTCGCCGCGCTCGCCGCATGCGGCATCCACAGCTACGAGCCGCTGCCGCCCGCCGAAGTCGCGCGCCGCTCGGGCTCCGCGCGCAATCTCGACGGCGTCTACTCGCCGATCGCCGCGACCGTGCATCCCGGCAAGCTCGTGCGCGGGCTGCGCCGCGTCGCGCTCGCGATGGGCATCCGGATCCATGAACGCACGCCGATGCTCGACTTCACGCTCGGGCAGCCGGCCGTCGTGCGCACGCCGTCCGGCAGCGTCACGGCGGGCAAGCTCGTGTTCGCGATCAACGCGTGGATGGCGAGCCGTTTCCCGCAGTTCGAGCGCACGATCGCGGTCGTGTCGAGCGATATGGTCATCACCGAGAAATGCCCGGAGCTGCTCGAGAAGACCGGGCTCGTGGACGGCGTGTCGGTGCTCGATTCGCGGATCTTCGTCTACTACTACCGCACGACGGCCGACGGGCGGCTGATGCTCGGCAAGGGCGGCAACACGTTCTCGTGGCGCAGCCGCATCGCGCCGGTGTTCGACCGGCGCTCGCCGTACGAGGCGCAGCTCACGCAAGGCCTGCGCGAATTCTTCCCGTCGCTCGCGGGCGTGCCGATCACCGCGAGCTGGAACGGCCCGTCGGACCGCTCGGTGACGGGCTTCCCGTTCTTCGGCCGCTTCGACGGCGCGCCGAACGTGTTCTACGGTTTCGGCTATTCGGGCAACGGCGTCGGGCCGACCTACATGGGCGGGCAGATCCTGTCGTCGCTCGTGCTCGGCCTCGACAACGCGTGGACGCGCAGCCCGATCGTGCGCGGCCCGCTCGGCCATTTCCCGCCGGAGCCGATCCGCTATGTCGGCGCGCACGTCGTGCGCAACGCGATCCGCCGCAAGGAGCGCGCGGAGGACGAGAACCGGCAGCCGTCGGCCGTCGATACGTGGCTCGCGAAGTTCGCGAGCGCGGCCGGGAAGGCCGACAAGGCGTGA
- a CDS encoding phosphonate utilization associated transcriptional regulator has protein sequence MTAPNTLSAIELLQSQSLAMIVQDMLERAIVSGEYVPGEKLNEVEIATKLNVSRGPVREAFRALEQAGLLRNEKNRGVTVRVVPLREAEEIYEVRAMLDESVARALAKRISPDTLKVLKGIIQSMKGAAKSHDVTRYTELNVQFHDAMVVGVGNTHLTDTYRRLVRQLGLLRQAAIEAEEDAIAVSAAEHDKIVQALASGDEEKAVALVREHVAHGLARMRRTHEQGLPAAGKAAREKTARA, from the coding sequence ATGACTGCCCCGAACACGCTCAGTGCCATCGAACTCCTGCAAAGCCAGTCGCTCGCGATGATCGTCCAGGACATGCTCGAGCGCGCGATCGTCTCCGGCGAATACGTACCCGGCGAGAAGCTCAACGAAGTCGAGATCGCGACGAAGCTGAACGTGTCGCGCGGCCCCGTGCGCGAAGCGTTCCGCGCGCTGGAGCAGGCCGGACTGCTGCGCAACGAGAAGAACCGCGGCGTGACCGTGCGCGTCGTGCCGCTGCGCGAGGCCGAGGAGATCTACGAAGTGCGCGCGATGCTCGACGAGTCGGTCGCGCGCGCGCTCGCGAAGCGCATCTCGCCCGACACGCTGAAAGTGCTGAAGGGCATTATCCAGTCGATGAAGGGCGCCGCGAAGTCGCACGACGTCACGCGCTATACCGAGCTGAACGTGCAGTTCCACGACGCGATGGTCGTCGGCGTCGGCAATACGCACCTGACCGACACCTACCGCCGGCTCGTGCGTCAGCTCGGGCTGCTGCGCCAGGCCGCGATCGAGGCCGAGGAAGATGCGATCGCGGTGTCGGCGGCCGAGCACGACAAGATCGTGCAGGCGCTCGCGAGCGGCGACGAGGAGAAGGCCGTCGCGCTGGTGCGCGAGCACGTCGCGCATGGCCTCGCGCGGATGCGCCGCACGCACGAGCAGGGGCTGCCGGCAGCGGGCAAGGCGGCGCGGGAGAAAACCGCGCGCGCTTGA